Proteins co-encoded in one Terriglobales bacterium genomic window:
- a CDS encoding efflux RND transporter periplasmic adaptor subunit gives MATQSQTEINVPQEAPTLSAEQPQRRSERGWIAGIAIFLVFAGVAAFGIVARRHKGATVQAETAQLAVPSVSVVSPQHSASAQEIVLPGNVQPFVSAPIYSRTNGYLRRWYVDIGAHVKKGQLLAEIDTPEVDQQLEQSRSNLATAQANLKLAEITKNRYQGLLATHAVAQQDVDNAVGTYNANRTIVEADQANVKQLEVLQSFEKIYAPFDGIITARNTDIGALIASGNSGGVSTDLFHISQPGKLRVYVNVPEQYSQDAKPGMTADLTLAEFPGRKFQGKLVRTSEAINVATRTLIVEIDVDNPGGELLSGAYAQVHLKVDGQGSSYLLPVSALIFRSQGLQVAVVKNGNAVLTAVTPGRDFGDQIEIVSGLTGNDPVISNPPDSIVTGQKVQVVQPAAITGGGQ, from the coding sequence ATGGCAACGCAATCACAAACAGAAATCAATGTTCCCCAAGAAGCACCAACACTGAGCGCTGAGCAACCTCAGCGACGGTCCGAACGAGGTTGGATCGCGGGTATCGCGATTTTCCTTGTCTTTGCTGGAGTAGCCGCGTTCGGCATTGTCGCGCGCCGCCACAAGGGCGCTACGGTGCAGGCTGAAACCGCACAGTTGGCGGTTCCATCAGTATCGGTGGTCTCTCCGCAACATTCGGCGTCGGCGCAGGAGATCGTGCTGCCAGGGAATGTTCAGCCCTTCGTGAGTGCTCCAATTTACTCACGCACGAACGGTTATCTAAGACGCTGGTATGTAGACATCGGGGCGCATGTCAAAAAGGGACAGTTGCTGGCGGAGATCGACACTCCCGAAGTGGACCAGCAGTTGGAGCAATCGCGCAGCAATCTTGCTACTGCCCAGGCTAATCTCAAGCTCGCGGAAATCACGAAGAATCGGTACCAGGGTTTGCTGGCTACGCATGCAGTGGCACAACAGGATGTCGATAACGCCGTAGGCACTTACAACGCCAACCGGACAATCGTCGAAGCCGACCAGGCAAATGTGAAGCAGCTTGAGGTTCTGCAATCGTTCGAGAAAATCTATGCGCCCTTTGACGGAATTATTACCGCACGCAATACGGATATCGGAGCGCTGATCGCCTCTGGCAACAGCGGAGGAGTATCGACCGATCTTTTCCACATTTCTCAGCCGGGCAAGCTTCGTGTCTACGTGAATGTTCCGGAGCAGTACTCGCAGGACGCCAAACCAGGCATGACGGCAGATCTGACTTTGGCCGAGTTTCCCGGACGAAAATTTCAGGGCAAGCTGGTGCGTACCTCAGAGGCCATTAACGTCGCAACTCGCACGCTGATTGTGGAAATCGACGTCGACAATCCTGGCGGCGAGCTGCTCTCGGGCGCTTACGCCCAGGTCCATCTGAAGGTCGATGGACAGGGCTCCTCGTACCTGTTGCCAGTCTCGGCTCTCATATTTCGTTCGCAAGGATTGCAGGTCGCAGTCGTGAAGAATGGTAACGCCGTGCTCACTGCGGTTACTCCTGGCCGCGACTTCGGGGACCAAATTGAGATTGTTTCTGGCCTGACCGGCAACGATCCGGTCATCTCCAATCCGCCAGACTCCATCGTCACTGGACAAAAGGTACAAGTGGTGCAGCCAGCCGCAATAACAGGAGGTGGGCAATGA
- a CDS encoding efflux RND transporter permease subunit, producing the protein MWIVRLALRRPYTFVVLAILILIMGTLAALRTPTDIFPNINIPVVSIIWNYTGLAPTDMANRIISLQERNLTTTVNDIEHLESQSLNGVAVIKVFFHPGANISTAIAQIAGQSQTQLKQLPLGTTPPLIITYSASSVPILQLALSSPSLSEQQLNDYGLNFIRPQLTSVPGTAIPYPYGGKQRQVQVDLNTTALQANGLSPLDVVNAISAQNLILPTGTAKIGAFEYNVDMNGSPTTIQGLNDLPIKIVGTRTIYIHDVAFVRDGFPPQTNIVRVDGRRSTLMTIQKIGNASTLNIIAGIKQLLPSVKNTLPRDLQIRMLGDQSVFVRGAITGVVREALIAACLTAAMILLFLGSWRSTVIIAISIPLSILSSIAALSALGETINLMTLGGLALAVGILVDDATVTIENIHRYLSEGKELEEAILDGAQQIAIPALVSTLSICIVFVPMFLLTGVARYLFVPLAEAVVFAMLASYLLSRTLVPTLAKYFLKAHEEGSGHEPSRNPFVRFQAWFERGFERIRSAYRGLLETFINHRRIFVGGFLLACFLSFALLPWLGQDFFPAVDSGQFTLHLRAPTGTRIEETAALCDHVENEIRKQIPAEEFAGVIDNIGLPYSGINLSYSNSAPVGTQDADIIVALAPKHHPTAKYVHDLRLTLARDFPGVTFYFLPSDMVTQILNFGLPAPIDIQVVGNDLEANRQFADTLLARVKEVSGTSDLRIQQTFNQPKLHIDVDRTKAADIGYTQRDVATNLLVTLSGSSQTSPTFWLNPKNGVSYSIATQTPQYRVQSFQDLNNIPVTGTGTAPPSILASLASVTRVSDMSVVSHYNVAPVIDIFGSVQGRDLGGVSKDIFSIINASQKELPRGSKIIVRGQIQTMRSSFLGLLTGLVFAIALVYLLIVVNFQSWLDPFIILMALPAALAGIVWFLFMTGTTISVPALTGSIMCVGVATANSILVVSFAKEQLSEGRSPAEAALQAGYMRFRPVLMTALAMIIGMAPMALGLGEGGEQNAPLGRAVIGGLLFATVSTLFFVPAVFSVVHSLRQQDAAGEQH; encoded by the coding sequence ATGTGGATTGTTAGGCTCGCGCTTAGGCGGCCCTACACGTTCGTAGTGCTGGCGATTCTGATCTTAATCATGGGAACGCTCGCTGCACTCCGCACTCCCACGGACATTTTTCCGAATATCAACATTCCCGTTGTGAGCATTATCTGGAACTACACGGGTCTGGCACCGACGGACATGGCGAATCGGATTATCAGCCTTCAGGAGCGCAACTTAACCACGACGGTCAATGACATCGAGCATCTGGAATCGCAGTCCCTGAACGGCGTTGCCGTGATCAAAGTGTTCTTCCATCCCGGCGCGAATATCAGCACGGCGATTGCGCAGATTGCCGGCCAATCGCAGACTCAGCTCAAGCAGTTGCCGCTGGGGACGACACCGCCGCTGATTATTACTTACAGCGCATCCAGCGTTCCGATTCTGCAGCTTGCGCTCTCCAGCCCATCGCTTTCCGAGCAACAGTTGAATGATTACGGATTGAATTTCATCCGGCCTCAGCTCACGTCGGTGCCGGGAACTGCTATCCCTTACCCGTACGGCGGCAAGCAGCGACAGGTTCAAGTGGACTTAAACACCACTGCACTTCAGGCAAATGGACTGTCTCCGTTGGATGTAGTGAATGCAATCAGCGCACAAAATCTCATTCTGCCTACAGGAACTGCGAAGATCGGCGCGTTTGAATACAACGTCGACATGAACGGAAGCCCCACGACGATCCAGGGGCTGAACGATCTCCCCATCAAGATCGTTGGGACCAGGACGATTTACATCCATGATGTCGCGTTCGTTCGAGATGGCTTCCCGCCGCAAACCAATATCGTGCGGGTGGACGGCCGGCGCTCGACGCTCATGACGATCCAAAAGATCGGCAATGCTTCAACTCTGAACATTATCGCCGGTATCAAGCAGCTCTTGCCCAGCGTGAAGAACACGCTCCCACGGGATCTGCAGATTCGCATGTTGGGAGATCAATCTGTCTTTGTACGCGGAGCCATCACCGGCGTGGTGCGTGAGGCGCTCATCGCTGCCTGTCTTACGGCGGCCATGATTCTGCTGTTTCTTGGAAGCTGGCGCAGTACTGTCATCATCGCGATTTCGATTCCTCTTTCAATTCTGTCTTCGATCGCTGCGCTTAGCGCACTGGGCGAGACCATTAATCTCATGACGCTTGGCGGGTTGGCGCTCGCCGTTGGAATCCTAGTGGACGATGCAACCGTAACCATTGAAAACATCCATCGCTACCTCAGCGAAGGCAAGGAATTGGAAGAAGCCATTCTCGATGGCGCGCAGCAGATCGCGATACCCGCGTTGGTTTCGACGCTCAGCATTTGCATCGTGTTTGTGCCGATGTTCCTGCTAACTGGTGTCGCGCGTTATCTGTTTGTGCCGTTGGCAGAGGCTGTGGTATTTGCCATGTTGGCTTCCTATCTGCTTTCGCGGACGCTCGTGCCTACTCTGGCCAAGTACTTCCTCAAGGCACACGAGGAGGGAAGTGGACATGAACCCAGCAGGAACCCATTCGTGCGGTTTCAAGCCTGGTTCGAGCGTGGGTTCGAGCGTATCCGCAGCGCCTATCGTGGGCTGCTCGAGACATTCATCAATCATCGTCGCATTTTTGTGGGTGGCTTTCTGTTGGCCTGTTTTCTCTCTTTCGCTCTACTGCCGTGGCTGGGACAAGACTTCTTCCCCGCAGTGGACAGTGGCCAGTTCACATTGCACCTGCGTGCCCCGACCGGAACGCGGATTGAAGAAACTGCTGCCTTGTGCGATCACGTGGAAAACGAGATCCGCAAGCAGATACCGGCCGAGGAATTTGCCGGAGTCATCGACAACATCGGTCTGCCTTATAGCGGAATCAATCTTTCTTACAGTAATTCGGCTCCGGTGGGGACGCAGGACGCTGACATCATCGTCGCTCTTGCTCCAAAGCATCACCCAACCGCGAAATATGTGCATGACCTGAGGCTCACGTTGGCGCGGGATTTTCCCGGTGTCACGTTCTACTTCCTGCCATCGGATATGGTCACGCAGATTCTGAACTTTGGATTACCCGCGCCAATCGACATTCAAGTCGTGGGCAACGATCTGGAAGCCAATCGGCAATTTGCCGATACACTGTTGGCACGCGTTAAGGAAGTTTCAGGAACCTCCGATCTGCGCATTCAGCAGACCTTCAATCAGCCGAAGCTGCATATCGATGTGGATCGCACGAAGGCGGCCGACATCGGATATACCCAGCGAGACGTTGCGACCAACCTGTTGGTGACCCTCAGCGGTAGTTCTCAAACCTCGCCTACCTTCTGGCTGAACCCGAAGAATGGCGTGAGCTACTCGATCGCAACGCAGACGCCGCAGTATCGCGTTCAGTCGTTCCAGGATCTGAACAACATTCCCGTAACGGGCACAGGCACTGCGCCGCCTTCAATTCTTGCCAGCCTCGCTTCCGTGACCCGCGTTTCAGACATGAGCGTGGTTTCGCACTACAACGTGGCTCCGGTGATTGATATCTTCGGTTCCGTTCAGGGCCGCGATCTGGGCGGAGTATCGAAAGACATCTTCTCCATCATCAACGCCAGCCAGAAGGAACTTCCACGTGGATCGAAAATTATCGTTCGCGGCCAGATTCAGACCATGCGCTCGTCCTTTTTGGGCCTGCTGACTGGACTGGTATTCGCCATCGCGCTGGTGTACCTGCTGATCGTGGTGAATTTTCAATCATGGCTGGATCCCTTCATCATTCTGATGGCCTTGCCCGCGGCACTGGCGGGAATTGTCTGGTTCCTGTTCATGACGGGAACCACCATCAGCGTTCCCGCTCTGACCGGCTCCATCATGTGCGTCGGTGTCGCAACGGCCAACAGCATCCTGGTAGTCAGCTTTGCGAAAGAACAACTGAGTGAAGGACGCAGCCCCGCTGAAGCAGCCCTGCAAGCCGGATACATGCGATTTAGGCCGGTATTGATGACGGCTTTGGCGATGATCATCGGAATGGCGCCCATGGCGCTGGGACTCGGAGAGGGTGGAGAGCAGAACGCTCCTTTGGGCCGCGCCGTAATCGGTGGATTGCTCTTCGCCACTGTTTCCACGCTTTTCTTCGTCCCCGCCGTCTTCAGCGTCGTCCACAGTCTGCGGCAACAAGACGCGGCCGGAGAACAACATTAA